In Luteibacter mycovicinus, a genomic segment contains:
- a CDS encoding MetQ/NlpA family ABC transporter substrate-binding protein — MKKYLLPLTAALAVFVAGCSGSADGGKADPSATLTIAATPVPHAEILKEIKPLLARQGVNIEIKVFTDYVQPNMQVAQKQIDANFFQTEPYLDAFNKERGTNLVKVVGVHIEPFGAYSKKFTSIDQLPDGADVVIPNDPSNNSRALLLLAGHGLVKLKNPDDRLATLKDVVENPKHLKFRELEAAMLPRVLDQVDLALINTNYALAAKLNPVKDALLIEDKNSPYVNFLVSRADNKDDPRVQKLAAALTSPEVKAFIEKNYGGAVLPAF, encoded by the coding sequence ATGAAGAAGTACCTGCTGCCCCTTACCGCCGCCCTCGCCGTTTTCGTCGCGGGCTGTTCAGGCAGCGCGGACGGCGGCAAGGCGGATCCTTCGGCGACGCTCACCATCGCGGCCACACCCGTGCCGCATGCGGAGATCCTCAAGGAGATCAAGCCTCTGCTGGCCCGGCAGGGTGTGAACATCGAGATCAAGGTGTTCACCGATTACGTCCAGCCGAACATGCAGGTCGCGCAGAAGCAGATCGACGCCAACTTCTTCCAGACCGAGCCGTATCTCGACGCTTTCAATAAAGAGCGCGGTACCAATCTGGTCAAGGTGGTGGGCGTGCATATCGAACCTTTCGGCGCGTACTCGAAGAAGTTCACCTCGATCGACCAGCTGCCGGACGGCGCCGATGTCGTCATCCCCAACGACCCGAGCAACAACAGCCGCGCGCTGCTGCTTCTGGCCGGGCACGGCCTGGTCAAGCTGAAGAATCCCGACGATCGCCTCGCCACGCTGAAAGACGTGGTCGAGAACCCGAAGCACCTGAAATTCCGCGAGCTGGAGGCGGCCATGCTGCCGCGCGTGCTCGACCAGGTCGACCTCGCCCTGATCAACACCAACTACGCGCTGGCCGCCAAGCTCAACCCGGTCAAGGACGCGCTGCTGATCGAGGACAAGAACTCGCCGTACGTGAACTTCCTGGTCAGCCGCGCCGACAACAAGGACGATCCGCGCGTGCAGAAGCTCGCCGCGGCCCTCACCTCGCCCGAGGTGAAGGCCTTCATCGAGAAGAACTACGGCGGCGCCGTGCTGCCGGCGTTCTGA
- a CDS encoding methionine ABC transporter permease, translated as MSPMQTLFPNIDWPEIGQACVDTLLMLGGSLLFTLVLGLPLGIWLFLSARGQLHARPKLYSALSLVVNVLRSIPFIILMILLIPLTQAITGVSIGIRGAIVPLVIGAAPFFARLVETALREVERGVIEASQAMGATTIQIVTRVLLPEARPGLIAATTVTAVALVGYTAMGGIVGAGGLGALAYQYGYNGYKPDYMLVTVALLVVLVQILQSLGDRLVLRYTRR; from the coding sequence ATGAGCCCCATGCAGACCCTGTTTCCCAACATCGACTGGCCGGAAATCGGCCAGGCCTGCGTCGACACCCTGCTGATGCTGGGCGGCTCCCTGCTGTTCACGCTGGTGCTGGGGCTGCCACTGGGTATCTGGCTGTTCCTTAGCGCCCGCGGCCAGCTCCACGCCCGGCCAAAACTGTACTCGGCGCTGTCGCTGGTGGTGAATGTCCTGCGCTCGATCCCCTTCATCATTCTGATGATCCTGCTGATCCCGCTGACTCAGGCGATCACGGGCGTCAGCATCGGCATCCGCGGCGCCATCGTGCCGCTGGTGATCGGCGCCGCACCGTTCTTCGCCCGTCTCGTGGAAACCGCGCTGCGCGAAGTGGAGCGCGGCGTTATCGAAGCCAGCCAGGCCATGGGCGCCACGACGATCCAGATCGTCACGCGCGTACTTCTGCCCGAGGCACGCCCGGGGCTGATCGCCGCGACGACGGTCACCGCCGTGGCCCTGGTCGGCTATACCGCGATGGGCGGTATCGTGGGCGCGGGTGGCCTGGGCGCCCTGGCCTATCAGTACGGCTATAACGGCTACAAACCCGACTACATGCTGGTCACGGTGGCCCTGCTCGTGGTGCTGGTGCAGATTCTGCAGTCGCTGGGCGACCGCCTGGTGCTTCGCTATACCCGCCGGTGA
- a CDS encoding glutathione peroxidase, with protein MTSIYDFSARDIDGNERSLAEFKGKALLVVNVASKCGFTPQYKGLESLQKEYAARGFEVLGFPCDQFGHQEPGDEAEIRNFCSLTYDVSFPMFAKVEVNGEHAHPLYRWLKAEKKGLLGTEGIKWNFTKFLVDREGQVVERYAPTDTPEKIGKDLPNVLG; from the coding sequence ATGACCAGCATCTATGATTTTTCGGCCCGCGATATCGACGGCAACGAGCGGTCGCTGGCGGAGTTCAAAGGCAAGGCCTTGCTGGTCGTCAACGTGGCTTCGAAGTGCGGCTTCACGCCGCAGTACAAGGGCCTGGAGTCCCTGCAGAAGGAATACGCCGCGCGCGGCTTCGAGGTCCTGGGTTTTCCGTGCGATCAGTTCGGTCATCAGGAGCCCGGCGACGAAGCTGAGATCCGCAACTTCTGCTCGCTGACCTATGACGTCAGCTTTCCGATGTTCGCCAAGGTCGAAGTCAACGGTGAGCATGCGCATCCGCTGTATCGGTGGCTGAAGGCGGAGAAAAAGGGCTTGCTGGGTACCGAAGGCATCAAGTGGAACTTCACCAAGTTTCTGGTGGATCGCGAGGGGCAGGTGGTCGAGCGCTACGCGCCGACCGATACGCCGGAGAAGATCGGGAAGGATCTGCCCAACGTGCTGGGCTGA
- a CDS encoding dicarboxylate/amino acid:cation symporter, with protein sequence MSLFTSWFRVRFWKRVAAGFVLGALAGWLIGPDAATWFGPLGTLYVTLIKMIAVPLVFFAVLHSVSSLHGVKDVAALGGRTFAWFAATASLAVFVGLLVAHVLQPGLGVEGLTTPTGWHPKDVPEPVKVLLDIVPANPFKALSEGKILQVIFFAGLLGLALVKIGDKSARLRALAGEANDAMIQVTRFVLEVTPIGTFGLIAALVGSYGFEKLLPLATFVGALYLACVLQIVFVYGGLLLTHGLNPVKFFRAAFPAMQVAFTSSSSFAAMPIALRSVVRNMGVKEEYAAFAVPLGASIKMDGCGAIYPAISAVFIAQYFHLDLQPAQYVVILLASVLGSFGTAGVPGTATVMVTLVLSSAGLPLEGIGYLVAIDRILDMMRTMTNVTGQMVVPVLVARERGVLDLEVYHRASSELIVEGKPVA encoded by the coding sequence ATGTCCTTGTTCACATCGTGGTTCCGCGTCCGCTTCTGGAAGCGGGTAGCGGCGGGTTTCGTCCTCGGCGCGCTGGCCGGCTGGCTCATCGGGCCCGACGCGGCGACGTGGTTCGGCCCGCTCGGCACGCTCTATGTCACGTTGATCAAGATGATCGCCGTGCCTCTGGTGTTCTTCGCCGTACTACACAGCGTGTCGAGCCTGCACGGCGTGAAGGATGTCGCTGCATTGGGTGGACGCACGTTCGCGTGGTTCGCCGCGACGGCGAGTCTGGCGGTGTTCGTGGGATTACTCGTTGCGCATGTCCTGCAGCCGGGACTCGGTGTCGAAGGTCTGACGACGCCGACCGGCTGGCATCCGAAGGACGTGCCCGAGCCAGTGAAGGTGCTGCTCGACATCGTGCCTGCGAACCCGTTCAAGGCCCTGAGCGAAGGGAAAATTCTGCAGGTCATCTTCTTCGCCGGCCTGCTTGGCCTTGCGCTCGTGAAGATCGGCGACAAGTCGGCCCGGTTGCGGGCCCTGGCGGGCGAGGCGAACGACGCGATGATCCAGGTCACGCGCTTCGTTCTCGAGGTGACGCCGATCGGCACCTTCGGTCTTATCGCCGCGCTGGTGGGAAGTTATGGGTTCGAGAAGCTGCTGCCCCTGGCGACCTTCGTCGGCGCGCTGTATCTCGCCTGCGTGCTGCAGATCGTCTTCGTCTACGGTGGCCTGTTGCTGACGCACGGCCTCAATCCGGTGAAATTTTTCCGTGCCGCATTTCCGGCGATGCAGGTGGCCTTCACCTCGTCGTCGAGCTTCGCCGCCATGCCCATCGCGCTGCGTAGCGTGGTGCGCAACATGGGCGTGAAGGAGGAATACGCCGCGTTTGCGGTGCCGCTGGGCGCGAGCATCAAGATGGATGGGTGCGGAGCGATCTACCCGGCGATCTCGGCGGTCTTCATCGCGCAGTATTTCCATCTCGACCTGCAGCCCGCGCAGTACGTGGTGATCCTGCTGGCCTCGGTGCTGGGTTCATTTGGCACGGCGGGGGTGCCAGGTACGGCGACGGTCATGGTGACGCTGGTGCTGAGTTCGGCCGGCTTGCCACTGGAGGGTATCGGCTACCTGGTCGCCATCGATCGCATTCTGGACATGATGCGTACGATGACCAACGTGACCGGGCAGATGGTGGTGCCGGTGCTCGTGGCCCGGGAGCGCGGGGTTCTCGATCTCGAGGTTTATCACCGGGCGTCGAGCGAGTTGATCGTGGAGGGGAAGCCGGTGGCGTGA
- a CDS encoding alkene reductase, translating to MTDQNVLFQPFRAGDIELANRIVMAPLTRDRSGPDRVPRALAVEYYAQRSTAGLIVSEATQISPQGQGYLDTPGIYNSAQVRGWKRVTDAVHAREGKIVLQLWHVGRISHTSLQPGGKAPVAPSAIRADGKTFTAHGMEQVSAPRALTAGEIPLIVNDYRRATELALDAGFDGVEVHAANGYLIDQFLRDKTNRRDDAWGGSIPNRLRFLRAVLDAVIGVAGSGRTGIRISPTTPANDIADSEPTKLFNAVIDDLKTRHLAYTHVIEGATGGPRDVLPFDYDAFRVRHGGTWMVNNGYDRAMAVDAVRSGHADLVAFGRPFIANPDLVDRLREGYPLAKPNPKTLYGGGAEGYTDYPAFAR from the coding sequence ATGACCGACCAGAACGTGCTTTTCCAGCCCTTCCGTGCTGGCGACATCGAACTCGCCAACCGCATCGTCATGGCGCCGTTGACCCGCGACCGATCGGGTCCGGATCGCGTGCCGCGTGCACTCGCGGTCGAATATTACGCACAGCGCAGCACCGCCGGGCTCATCGTATCCGAGGCGACGCAGATTTCACCGCAGGGTCAGGGCTACCTCGATACGCCGGGTATCTACAACAGCGCGCAGGTCCGCGGCTGGAAGCGCGTTACCGACGCCGTGCACGCCCGCGAAGGAAAAATCGTCCTTCAGCTGTGGCATGTCGGCCGCATTTCACACACCAGCCTTCAACCCGGCGGTAAAGCGCCGGTCGCACCTTCGGCGATTCGCGCCGACGGCAAGACCTTCACGGCCCACGGGATGGAACAGGTCTCCGCGCCGCGAGCGCTCACGGCCGGTGAGATTCCGCTGATCGTCAATGACTACCGCCGCGCGACCGAACTCGCTCTCGACGCCGGGTTCGACGGCGTCGAAGTGCACGCCGCCAATGGTTACCTGATCGATCAGTTCCTGCGCGACAAGACCAATCGTCGCGACGATGCCTGGGGCGGCAGTATCCCCAATCGTCTACGTTTCCTCCGCGCCGTCCTGGATGCCGTCATCGGCGTGGCAGGCAGCGGCCGTACGGGGATCCGCATCTCGCCGACGACGCCGGCAAACGACATCGCCGATTCCGAGCCGACGAAGCTGTTCAATGCGGTGATCGACGACCTGAAGACGCGGCATCTGGCTTACACCCATGTGATCGAAGGCGCCACGGGCGGCCCTCGCGACGTCCTTCCGTTCGACTACGACGCCTTCCGGGTCCGGCACGGCGGGACATGGATGGTCAACAACGGTTACGACCGTGCCATGGCCGTCGATGCGGTGCGCAGCGGGCACGCCGACCTGGTGGCGTTCGGACGTCCGTTTATCGCCAACCCGGACCTGGTCGACCGCTTGCGTGAAGGGTACCCGCTGGCGAAGCCGAACCCGAAGACTCTCTATGGGGGCGGTGCGGAGGGTTATACGGATTATCCGGCGTTTGCCAGGTAA
- a CDS encoding catalase family peroxidase yields the protein MQDTENRRPPAHVGWRWALIGLAVAGSAVAFGYVGGWLAPERLSPKKIVDSLEANGGAHPGYRRNHAKGICVGGYFEGNGALQSFSSSAVFAKERTPVVGRLAIPGGNPYAADSSVPIRSFALRFDLADGEQWRTGMNAMPVFPVSTPQAFYDLQVATHPDPKTGKPDPAKAGAFFGAHPETGAFLGWAKTAKPPASYATETYQSINAFYLRDSAGERRAVRWKMVPETPETGDGSPAAGDTDYLAADLSKRLAAGPLRWHLIMTFAGDGDPIDDAAKAWPDDRKSVDAGTLVIDSWQDQATGPCRDVNYDPTILPKGIETSNDPLLAARSAAYADSYLRRTSEEGHLPGAARPKEAK from the coding sequence ATGCAAGACACCGAGAATCGGCGCCCTCCGGCGCACGTCGGTTGGCGCTGGGCCCTGATCGGACTGGCGGTCGCCGGCTCCGCCGTCGCTTTTGGTTACGTCGGCGGCTGGCTGGCACCGGAGCGCCTGTCGCCGAAGAAGATCGTCGATTCCCTCGAGGCCAACGGCGGCGCGCACCCCGGATACCGTCGCAACCATGCCAAGGGCATATGCGTCGGCGGCTATTTCGAGGGCAACGGCGCGCTGCAGAGTTTTTCCAGTTCGGCCGTCTTCGCGAAGGAAAGGACGCCGGTCGTCGGGCGGCTGGCCATTCCCGGCGGAAATCCCTACGCGGCGGACAGCTCGGTGCCCATCCGCAGTTTCGCGCTGCGCTTCGATCTTGCCGATGGCGAGCAGTGGCGCACCGGCATGAACGCGATGCCGGTCTTCCCGGTCTCGACCCCACAGGCGTTCTACGACCTTCAGGTCGCCACCCATCCCGATCCGAAGACCGGCAAGCCGGATCCGGCGAAGGCCGGTGCGTTTTTCGGCGCGCATCCGGAGACGGGTGCCTTTCTCGGCTGGGCGAAGACGGCAAAGCCGCCGGCCAGCTACGCCACGGAGACCTACCAGAGCATCAACGCGTTCTACCTGCGCGACTCTGCGGGTGAGCGCCGTGCCGTGCGCTGGAAGATGGTGCCGGAGACGCCGGAGACCGGCGACGGCTCGCCAGCGGCGGGCGACACCGACTATCTTGCCGCCGATCTTTCGAAGCGGCTTGCGGCAGGTCCCCTCCGCTGGCATCTGATCATGACGTTCGCCGGCGACGGCGATCCCATCGACGACGCCGCGAAAGCCTGGCCGGATGACCGCAAATCGGTGGATGCGGGCACGCTGGTGATCGACAGCTGGCAGGATCAGGCGACCGGTCCATGCCGCGACGTGAATTACGATCCCACGATCCTGCCGAAGGGCATCGAAACATCGAACGATCCGCTGCTGGCGGCACGTTCCGCGGCTTATGCCGATTCATACCTGCGTCGCACGAGCGAGGAGGGCCATCTTCCCGGTGCCGCCCGTCCCAAGGAGGCCAAGTGA
- the pncB gene encoding nicotinate phosphoribosyltransferase translates to MIITSLLDTDLYKFTMMQVVLHQYPAAQVEYRFRCRTPGVDLVPLIGRIREELDGLCALRFTDAELDYLRGLRFIESDFVDFLGLFHLNAKYVSIAPSAEAHGEIDIVIEGPWLHTIMFEVPLLAIVNELYYRATQPDIDLTEGRARLEAKIALLRDTPGFERVRIADYGTRRRFSQAWHDEMLATLARGLGPQLAGTSNVWLAMRQGLVPIGSMAHEYLQAFQSLGPRLRDSQTAALEAWAREYRGDLGIALSDVYGLEAFLRDFDMYFCKLFDGARHDSGDPFVWGDRVLAHYVANRVDPRTKTLVFSDSLDIPRVMDLYRHFDGRCLLSFGVGTNLTNDVGPAPINIVIKMTRCNGQPVAKISDSPGKNMSDDLEYVAYLRKVFDMPVQNAGSTAPP, encoded by the coding sequence ATGATCATCACCTCGCTGCTGGACACCGACCTCTACAAGTTCACGATGATGCAGGTGGTGCTGCATCAGTACCCGGCGGCTCAGGTGGAATATCGCTTTCGCTGCCGCACGCCGGGCGTCGATCTGGTCCCGCTGATCGGTCGTATCCGCGAGGAGCTCGATGGCCTGTGCGCGCTGCGATTCACCGACGCGGAACTGGATTATCTGCGTGGTCTGCGCTTCATCGAGAGCGACTTCGTCGACTTCCTGGGTCTCTTCCACCTCAACGCCAAGTATGTGTCGATCGCGCCCTCGGCGGAGGCCCATGGCGAGATCGACATCGTGATCGAGGGCCCGTGGTTGCACACGATCATGTTCGAGGTGCCGCTGCTGGCGATCGTGAACGAGCTGTACTACCGCGCGACACAGCCGGACATCGATCTGACGGAGGGCAGGGCGCGCCTGGAGGCGAAGATCGCGCTGCTGCGCGACACCCCGGGCTTCGAGCGCGTACGCATCGCCGACTACGGCACCCGTCGTCGGTTCTCGCAGGCATGGCATGACGAGATGCTGGCGACGCTCGCCAGGGGGCTGGGTCCGCAACTGGCGGGTACGAGCAATGTGTGGCTGGCGATGCGGCAGGGTCTGGTACCCATCGGCAGCATGGCACACGAATACCTGCAGGCGTTTCAGTCGCTGGGACCGCGTCTGCGCGACTCGCAGACCGCCGCGCTCGAGGCGTGGGCCCGCGAATACCGTGGCGATCTCGGCATCGCGCTATCCGACGTCTACGGACTGGAGGCGTTCCTGCGTGACTTCGACATGTATTTCTGCAAGCTGTTCGACGGTGCGCGCCACGACTCCGGGGACCCCTTCGTATGGGGCGACCGCGTACTGGCTCATTACGTGGCGAACCGTGTGGACCCGCGGACCAAGACGCTCGTCTTCAGCGACAGCCTGGACATTCCGCGTGTGATGGACCTCTACCGTCATTTCGACGGTCGCTGTCTGCTGTCGTTCGGCGTCGGCACCAACCTCACGAACGACGTGGGGCCGGCGCCGATCAACATCGTCATCAAGATGACCCGATGCAACGGTCAGCCCGTGGCGAAGATTTCAGACTCGCCGGGCAAGAACATGAGCGACGACCTGGAGTACGTCGCTTACCTGCGCAAGGTGTTCGACATGCCGGTTCAGAACGCCGGCAGCACGGCGCCGCCGTAG
- a CDS encoding thioredoxin family protein has translation MADTTVPRFFEQFPMQKVVDTALDAELATDDNRIAILFLWGRDCPNCDIAKRQMLLTPESFSWPQVRWLHDNVYDDPTMATRFGLHGIPAFFLFHRGRKLGRITSWPGTEAFVDAVDKQIGLTGASA, from the coding sequence ATGGCCGACACCACCGTTCCCCGCTTCTTCGAACAGTTCCCGATGCAGAAGGTGGTCGATACCGCCCTCGACGCCGAGCTGGCGACCGACGACAACCGCATCGCGATCCTGTTCCTGTGGGGGCGCGATTGTCCCAACTGCGACATCGCCAAGCGACAGATGCTGCTTACGCCCGAAAGCTTCAGCTGGCCGCAGGTGCGCTGGCTGCACGATAACGTGTATGACGATCCGACGATGGCCACGCGTTTCGGGCTGCATGGCATCCCGGCGTTCTTCCTCTTCCATCGCGGCCGCAAGCTGGGACGGATTACGTCGTGGCCCGGTACGGAAGCCTTCGTGGACGCGGTCGACAAGCAGATCGGGCTGACCGGGGCGAGCGCATGA
- a CDS encoding cytochrome c has product MRAFIGLALLLTASLTQAATLTLDTGKGPQRITTEQLLGRPDVRAIDVPGDVSYHATMHYRAIPLKALLGGVDPAAHLQFVALDGFAAEIPAALALQARAEAWLAIEPADAPWPKLGPDKPGAGPFYLVWLHPEAGHVGSEQWPYQVATIRVLADPASRFPKMRPAPGLASSDPVMRGFAVFQRDCITCHTLNGQGDAKLGPDLNIPHSPTEYLRDDMFRVLVRNPQDLRHWPQAKMPGFDRNALSDADLNDLVAYLKHMAGRKAAP; this is encoded by the coding sequence GTGCGCGCTTTCATCGGTCTTGCCCTGCTCCTCACCGCCTCGCTCACTCAGGCGGCCACGCTGACCCTGGATACGGGCAAGGGGCCTCAGCGGATCACCACGGAGCAGCTTCTGGGCCGGCCCGACGTGCGCGCCATCGACGTGCCTGGCGACGTGTCGTACCACGCGACCATGCATTATCGGGCCATACCGCTGAAGGCCCTGCTGGGCGGGGTGGATCCCGCGGCGCATCTTCAGTTCGTCGCCCTGGACGGCTTCGCGGCCGAGATTCCCGCGGCGCTGGCGCTGCAGGCCCGCGCCGAGGCCTGGCTGGCGATCGAGCCTGCCGACGCGCCCTGGCCGAAGCTGGGCCCCGACAAGCCAGGCGCTGGCCCGTTCTACCTGGTCTGGCTGCATCCGGAGGCGGGCCACGTCGGCTCCGAGCAGTGGCCCTATCAGGTGGCGACCATCCGCGTGCTGGCGGACCCGGCGTCCCGGTTCCCGAAGATGCGCCCGGCGCCCGGCCTTGCCAGCAGCGATCCGGTGATGCGAGGGTTCGCGGTGTTCCAGCGCGACTGCATCACCTGCCACACGCTCAACGGCCAGGGCGACGCGAAACTCGGGCCGGATCTGAATATCCCGCACAGCCCGACCGAATACCTGCGCGACGACATGTTCCGCGTACTCGTCCGCAACCCGCAGGACCTGCGTCACTGGCCGCAGGCGAAAATGCCGGGGTTCGACCGCAATGCACTCTCGGATGCCGACCTGAACGATCTGGTGGCGTATCTGAAGCATATGGCGGGGAGAAAGGCCGCGCCCTGA
- a CDS encoding aminopeptidase: MRLSVIAIVVLATLTGCRSLGYYAHVAHGQASLLAARRPIANVLRDPKTPEDTRHRLELASEARRFASASLGLPDNRSYTYFVQLDRPWVAWNVFATPELSIAPVTHCFPVAGCVAYRGYFRRDLADREAARLKTAGDDVALGEVPAYSTLGWFADPIISSMLYWDDDTLAGTIFHELAHQKFYVKDDSSFNESYASFVEEEGVREWRTARGLPPPDEKDGELDGSFTTRVLALRDRLGSIYATQDSDEAKRVAKAEAFEVFRGDYVQWRATVAGGDRRYDRWMAKPLNNAALLPFGLYDTWKPSFAALFERCGRRWPVFLARVKELGKKAPAERTRELETLKSSSR; the protein is encoded by the coding sequence ATGCGTCTCTCAGTCATTGCCATCGTTGTTCTAGCCACACTCACCGGCTGCCGCTCGCTCGGTTACTACGCGCATGTCGCGCACGGTCAGGCGTCCCTGCTCGCCGCGCGACGGCCGATCGCGAACGTGCTGCGCGATCCGAAAACACCGGAGGACACACGCCACCGCCTGGAACTGGCCAGCGAGGCCCGGCGGTTCGCCTCGGCGAGCCTCGGCTTGCCCGACAATCGCAGCTACACCTATTTCGTCCAGCTCGATCGTCCGTGGGTGGCCTGGAACGTCTTTGCCACACCGGAACTGTCCATTGCGCCTGTCACGCATTGTTTCCCGGTTGCAGGCTGCGTCGCGTACCGGGGGTACTTCCGCAGGGATCTCGCGGACCGGGAGGCGGCCCGGCTGAAGACGGCGGGGGACGACGTGGCGCTGGGTGAGGTCCCCGCGTATTCCACACTGGGCTGGTTCGCCGATCCGATCATCAGCAGCATGCTTTACTGGGATGACGATACCCTCGCGGGTACGATCTTCCATGAGCTGGCTCATCAGAAGTTCTACGTGAAGGACGATTCGTCGTTCAACGAATCGTATGCGAGCTTCGTCGAAGAGGAAGGCGTGCGTGAGTGGCGCACCGCGCGGGGGCTACCGCCGCCGGACGAGAAGGATGGCGAGCTCGACGGCTCTTTTACGACCCGTGTTCTTGCGCTGCGCGACCGGCTCGGCTCGATCTATGCGACGCAGGACAGCGACGAGGCGAAGCGTGTCGCCAAGGCGGAAGCTTTCGAGGTGTTTCGCGGCGACTATGTCCAGTGGCGGGCGACGGTCGCGGGCGGCGATCGCCGGTATGACCGATGGATGGCGAAGCCGCTCAATAATGCCGCGCTGTTGCCGTTTGGGCTTTATGACACGTGGAAACCATCGTTCGCCGCGCTGTTTGAACGATGCGGGCGAAGGTGGCCGGTCTTCCTCGCCAGGGTGAAGGAGCTCGGGAAGAAGGCGCCGGCTGAGCGGACACGTGAACTCGAGACGTTGAAGTCGTCATCGCGCTGA
- a CDS encoding cytochrome b, giving the protein MSREQTFHPFARALHWLMSIMVLSMLFIGAGMVSTVAEKHDWLLAIHRPLGVVIFVLALIRLAFRLTHPAPPLPVDLPLWQKLAAHGSHLLLYALMIAMPLIGWGMLSAGNYPVTMFAGVHLPKILPTDPALFAWLRESHRYLAWLFFLTFLAHMGAALMHGLIRRDGVLQSMTGGKAPR; this is encoded by the coding sequence ATGAGCCGCGAACAGACGTTCCACCCCTTCGCACGCGCCTTGCACTGGCTGATGTCGATCATGGTGCTGTCGATGCTTTTCATCGGCGCGGGCATGGTCAGCACCGTGGCCGAAAAGCACGACTGGCTGCTGGCGATCCACCGTCCGTTGGGCGTCGTGATCTTCGTGCTGGCACTGATCCGGCTCGCCTTCCGCCTGACGCATCCCGCCCCGCCGCTGCCGGTGGATCTGCCTCTGTGGCAGAAGCTGGCCGCACATGGCTCGCACCTGCTGCTCTACGCCCTCATGATCGCAATGCCGCTGATCGGCTGGGGCATGCTTTCGGCGGGAAACTATCCGGTGACGATGTTCGCTGGCGTGCACCTGCCGAAGATCCTGCCGACCGATCCCGCCCTGTTCGCGTGGTTGCGCGAGTCGCACCGGTATCTGGCCTGGTTGTTCTTCCTGACCTTCCTTGCGCACATGGGTGCGGCGCTCATGCACGGCCTGATTCGACGCGATGGCGTGCTGCAGAGCATGACCGGAGGCAAGGCCCCCCGCTGA
- a CDS encoding methionine ABC transporter ATP-binding protein — protein MIRFAAASKSYRVEGALVPALEPVDLTIERGEVFGIIGHSGAGKSTMLRLINLLERPTGGQVFIEDRDVTHAEGADLRRLRAGIGMIFQHFNLLSSRTVADNVAFPLRLHGGMSDAEIAARVDELLSLVGLTAHARKFPAQLSGGQKQRVGIARALASKPSILLCDEATSALDPQTTASVLELLADINRRLNLTVVLITHEMDVIRRVCDRVAVLDAGRVVEVGDVADVFLHPQHPTTRRFVAEADHREGRGPEFPGVDGRLFRLSFRGDATYSPLLSRVVRDTGIEYNLLSGRVDRIKDTPYGQLTLAMNGERLEDALAQIRAAGVDIEEVAR, from the coding sequence GTGATCCGTTTTGCCGCCGCTTCCAAGTCCTATCGTGTCGAGGGAGCGCTCGTCCCCGCGCTCGAGCCCGTCGATCTCACCATCGAGCGCGGTGAGGTGTTCGGCATCATCGGTCATTCCGGCGCAGGCAAATCCACCATGCTGCGCCTGATCAACCTGCTCGAACGGCCCACCGGCGGCCAGGTCTTCATCGAGGACCGCGACGTCACGCACGCCGAGGGTGCCGACCTGCGTCGCCTTCGCGCGGGCATCGGCATGATCTTCCAGCACTTCAACCTGCTGTCGTCGCGGACGGTGGCGGACAACGTCGCGTTCCCGCTGCGCCTGCACGGTGGCATGAGCGACGCCGAGATCGCCGCACGCGTCGACGAACTGCTTTCGCTGGTGGGTCTGACCGCACATGCGCGGAAATTCCCCGCGCAGCTTTCCGGTGGCCAGAAGCAGCGCGTCGGCATCGCGCGCGCGCTGGCCAGCAAGCCATCGATCCTGCTTTGCGACGAAGCGACCAGCGCGCTCGACCCGCAGACCACGGCATCCGTGCTGGAACTGCTGGCCGATATCAACCGTCGCCTCAACCTGACCGTCGTACTGATCACACACGAGATGGATGTGATCCGTCGCGTGTGCGACCGCGTCGCGGTGCTCGATGCGGGACGCGTCGTAGAAGTCGGCGACGTCGCCGATGTCTTCCTGCATCCGCAGCATCCCACCACACGACGCTTCGTCGCGGAAGCCGACCATCGTGAAGGCCGTGGCCCGGAATTTCCGGGTGTCGACGGGCGCCTGTTCCGCCTTTCGTTCCGTGGCGACGCGACCTACTCGCCCCTGCTCTCTCGCGTGGTGCGCGATACCGGCATCGAATACAACCTGCTCTCCGGCCGCGTCGACCGGATCAAGGACACACCTTACGGCCAGCTCACCCTGGCCATGAACGGCGAACGTCTGGAGGACGCGCTGGCGCAGATCCGCGCCGCGGGCGTCGACATCGAGGAGGTGGCCCGATGA